The Opitutaceae bacterium genome window below encodes:
- a CDS encoding TVP38/TMEM64 family protein, whose protein sequence is MTRSTEGGHRDGMQGSPMRGKKWLLLKLGLVAVVAGGLGILLLRGVDLKGLIQEAMVHVRAAGPWVFFAGFALLPAVGFPFMAFCLAAGPAFGEEIGLPGILAGSAVAILINVTLTYWLARYALRPLLARWLGRLGYRIPVVDEADQIEVTILVRITPGPPFFVQSYLLGLAQIPFRKYILPSFVFPMVNATGIVMFGDALAQGNARWAVIGISLLIAVGLGVHVLRRHYAKRKCEAQPARAIHRVEGDRNDAHQ, encoded by the coding sequence TTGACGCGCTCGACGGAGGGCGGGCATCGTGACGGGATGCAGGGATCCCCGATGCGTGGAAAGAAGTGGCTTTTGCTAAAGCTTGGACTCGTCGCAGTTGTTGCGGGTGGCTTGGGCATCCTTTTGCTGCGCGGGGTCGATCTCAAGGGTTTGATTCAGGAGGCCATGGTGCATGTGAGGGCTGCGGGACCATGGGTTTTCTTTGCGGGGTTCGCTCTATTGCCGGCCGTCGGTTTTCCCTTCATGGCGTTCTGTCTGGCCGCGGGTCCGGCATTCGGGGAGGAGATCGGACTTCCTGGAATTCTTGCGGGCTCGGCCGTCGCCATCCTGATCAATGTCACGCTGACGTATTGGCTGGCCCGATACGCGCTCCGTCCGCTTCTTGCGCGCTGGCTGGGCCGGCTCGGCTACAGGATACCAGTGGTGGACGAGGCCGATCAGATTGAAGTGACCATTCTTGTGCGCATCACTCCGGGCCCCCCGTTTTTTGTGCAGAGTTATCTGCTCGGACTGGCCCAGATACCGTTTCGAAAGTACATCCTTCCCTCCTTCGTTTTTCCCATGGTCAACGCCACCGGCATTGTCATGTTTGGCGACGCGCTGGCTCAGGGAAATGCCAGGTGGGCGGTCATTGGCATCAGCCTGCTCATCGCGGTGGGGCTTGGCGTTCACGTTCTGCGCAGACACTACGCCAAGCGAAAGTGCGAGGCGCAGCCGGCACGCGCCATTCACCGGGTTGAGGGAGACCGCAATGACGCGCATCAATGA
- a CDS encoding addiction module protein: MKVADFPQIQALTTSEKLLLIEELWNEIGPNSESVEIPDWHKRELDQSLEEHRRNPDEGSPWTEVKARILARR; encoded by the coding sequence ATGAAAGTTGCCGATTTTCCGCAGATTCAAGCCCTCACAACCTCCGAGAAACTACTCCTGATCGAGGAACTGTGGAACGAAATTGGCCCAAATTCGGAATCGGTGGAAATACCGGACTGGCACAAGCGGGAACTCGACCAAAGTTTGGAGGAACACCGGCGCAATCCAGACGAAGGTTCGCCTTGGACTGAGGTTAAAGCCCGCATTCTTGCCCGGCGGTAG
- the xseA gene encoding exodeoxyribonuclease VII large subunit, which yields MTRINDEALSGRDRIATVTEFTRRVKGLLESQIPPGWVRGEVSNLRQQSSGHTYFSLKDAGAQLSAVLFRGDAQHQTVSLRDGQQVIVFGEISVYEARGNYQLIARAIVDDGVGRLQREFEALKQRLQAEGLFATERKRALPKMPRTIGFITSPTGAAVRDFIQILRRRKWRGRVVVLPAKVQGEGAASELAAMLAQAEQMKLFDVLVIGRGGGSLEDLWAFNEEVLVRAVAASTIPVISAVGHEIDVTLCDFAADVRAETPSAAAELISSHFVACNERLGRAAGSLLRCVQNQFAALQRRVEHQRARLRLLSPTAQVEQGYLRIDDLSNRLFSAAHRQIQEMRRGLVDAAHGLARHSPELRVQQESHRLLALWKRLQAASPKSVLNRGFVILRDTGGVPLQRCAELKPGAAVVAEFADGTASLTAGRKRID from the coding sequence ATGACGCGCATCAATGATGAAGCTCTCTCCGGACGCGACCGCATTGCGACCGTCACGGAGTTCACCCGGCGGGTGAAGGGGCTGCTGGAGTCGCAGATTCCTCCCGGCTGGGTGCGCGGCGAGGTTTCAAACCTGAGGCAGCAGTCGAGCGGCCACACCTATTTTTCGCTGAAGGATGCCGGCGCGCAGCTTTCGGCGGTCCTCTTTCGCGGCGATGCGCAGCACCAGACGGTCTCGCTGCGCGACGGTCAGCAGGTCATCGTCTTTGGCGAGATCAGCGTCTATGAGGCGCGTGGAAACTACCAGTTGATAGCGCGCGCGATTGTCGATGACGGGGTGGGGCGCCTTCAGCGGGAGTTTGAGGCATTGAAGCAGCGCCTTCAGGCTGAGGGTCTCTTCGCCACCGAGCGCAAACGCGCGCTGCCCAAGATGCCGCGCACGATCGGTTTCATCACGTCCCCGACCGGAGCGGCGGTGCGCGACTTCATTCAGATACTCAGGCGGCGCAAGTGGCGCGGGCGGGTCGTCGTGCTGCCGGCGAAGGTTCAGGGCGAGGGTGCGGCCTCGGAGCTGGCGGCGATGCTTGCCCAGGCGGAACAAATGAAGCTGTTTGACGTTTTGGTGATTGGACGTGGCGGAGGCAGCCTCGAGGACCTGTGGGCGTTCAACGAGGAGGTGCTGGTGCGCGCGGTGGCGGCATCTACGATTCCTGTGATCTCCGCGGTGGGACATGAGATCGATGTGACGCTGTGCGATTTTGCAGCCGACGTACGCGCCGAAACTCCGAGTGCCGCTGCGGAGTTAATTTCGAGTCACTTCGTCGCCTGCAACGAGCGCCTCGGCCGGGCCGCGGGTTCCCTGCTTCGGTGCGTGCAGAACCAGTTTGCGGCCCTGCAGCGCCGGGTGGAGCACCAGCGGGCGCGCCTGCGGCTGCTTTCACCCACGGCGCAGGTCGAGCAGGGCTACCTGCGGATTGACGATCTTTCGAACCGCCTGTTTTCCGCCGCGCACCGGCAAATCCAGGAAATGAGGCGCGGCCTCGTCGACGCGGCGCATGGCCTTGCACGTCATTCGCCGGAGTTGCGCGTGCAGCAGGAGTCGCATCGCCTGCTTGCGCTCTGGAAACGCCTGCAGGCGGCGAGCCCGAAGTCGGTTCTCAACCGCGGATTTGTGATTCTGCGCGACACCGGCGGCGTTCCCCTGCAGCGGTGCGCGGAGCTCAAGCCCGGGGCGGCCGTGGTTGCGGAGTTCGCGGATGGCACGGCCAGTCTTACGGCGGGCAGGAAGCGAATCGATTGA
- a CDS encoding TonB-dependent receptor, whose product MRKTASTTRGVSLVFATAFATAGLSQTNAASTQGGFNRLSAMVVSASRTPTPVNELPVTVDLFSAERLRTSPALTLDATLRESAAFSLFRRSSGLTAHPTAQGVSLRGVGPSGASRSLVLLDGIPLNDPFGGWVSWYKVPRLSLAGAEIMRGGGSGVWGNAALGGTIALTSLPLTGTRGDTAVAAGEFSTYQGEASLTQALNDRSTVRFDAAAFSTDGFFTVGPGQRGAVDRRLDSEYQLAQLTWRQALGGELYAQITARGFREDRGNGTPLQRNGTREGLVSATIERQAPTGVNWSAVLYGQRQDFNSYFTSVDALRQSETPANDQYSVPASAAGAAFSANWTDSHGARSAAGFDARWVEGETREEYLYSASRFTRSRFAGGEQLFAGLFASHDRPLPGDWRGSIAARVDRWSNRDGHRREFNLLTGSAVRNDRHASSSGTEFSPRLGVTGPLPGVKWLRARAAAYHAFRVPTLNEYHRPFRVRNVNTEANPSLKRETVDGGELGLDLTHRTLRLSVTGFVNELNDAVANVTLSSTPSLVNRQRRNLDAIRVRGFEATAEWNALPSLTLRADLLLSDTRVEKASEQPSLVGMQLAQDPRRTLTLGASWRPADAWSFDVRVRSVGEQFEDDENTLRLRSFTVVDFQTAWRINNDLSLTMAIENLFDRDIATGLSSDGLITLDSPRRGRVGLRWTW is encoded by the coding sequence ATGAGGAAGACAGCGTCGACCACACGAGGTGTCTCCTTGGTTTTCGCAACAGCATTTGCCACTGCAGGCCTCTCCCAGACGAACGCCGCATCGACCCAAGGCGGCTTCAACCGCCTCTCCGCAATGGTCGTCTCCGCAAGTCGCACGCCAACTCCGGTCAATGAACTTCCGGTGACCGTCGACCTCTTCTCCGCTGAACGACTGCGCACATCACCCGCCCTCACGCTCGATGCGACACTGCGGGAGTCGGCGGCCTTCAGCCTCTTTCGGCGAAGCAGTGGCCTGACCGCGCATCCCACCGCCCAGGGAGTCTCGCTCCGCGGCGTCGGCCCCAGCGGCGCAAGCCGTTCGCTCGTCCTGCTCGACGGCATTCCCCTCAACGATCCCTTCGGCGGCTGGGTGTCCTGGTACAAGGTGCCGCGCCTTTCGCTCGCAGGCGCGGAAATCATGCGCGGTGGCGGCTCCGGCGTATGGGGAAATGCCGCCCTCGGCGGCACGATCGCACTCACCAGCCTGCCGCTGACCGGGACCCGCGGCGACACCGCTGTCGCCGCCGGTGAATTTTCAACCTATCAGGGCGAAGCCAGCCTGACCCAGGCGCTCAACGATCGCTCCACCGTCAGGTTCGATGCCGCGGCGTTTTCCACCGATGGATTCTTCACCGTGGGCCCCGGCCAGCGCGGTGCGGTGGATCGCCGCCTCGATTCCGAGTATCAACTCGCTCAACTCACCTGGAGGCAGGCGCTGGGCGGCGAATTGTACGCGCAGATCACCGCCCGCGGTTTCCGCGAGGACCGTGGCAATGGAACTCCGCTTCAGCGAAATGGCACGCGCGAGGGATTGGTCTCCGCAACGATTGAGCGGCAGGCTCCCACAGGCGTGAATTGGTCGGCCGTGCTCTACGGCCAGCGACAGGATTTCAACAGTTACTTCACGTCCGTCGACGCACTGCGCCAGAGCGAGACTCCCGCCAATGACCAGTACTCCGTGCCTGCGTCCGCGGCTGGCGCCGCCTTCAGCGCCAACTGGACTGACTCCCATGGCGCACGCAGCGCAGCCGGATTCGACGCGCGCTGGGTTGAGGGCGAGACCCGCGAGGAGTACCTCTACTCCGCCTCTCGATTCACCCGCAGCCGATTCGCCGGCGGCGAGCAGCTTTTCGCAGGCCTCTTCGCCTCCCACGACCGACCGCTGCCCGGTGATTGGCGGGGATCAATCGCCGCCCGCGTGGACCGCTGGTCAAACCGCGACGGCCATCGCCGCGAGTTCAACCTGCTCACCGGCTCCGCGGTGCGCAATGATCGCCACGCATCCAGCTCGGGAACGGAATTCAGTCCGCGCCTGGGCGTGACCGGGCCGCTGCCCGGGGTCAAATGGCTGCGCGCCCGCGCCGCCGCGTATCATGCCTTTCGCGTGCCGACACTGAATGAGTACCACCGTCCGTTCCGCGTGAGAAACGTGAACACCGAGGCGAATCCCTCGCTGAAACGCGAAACCGTTGACGGCGGCGAGCTGGGGCTCGACCTCACCCATCGCACGCTGCGACTGAGCGTGACCGGATTCGTCAACGAGCTGAACGATGCCGTCGCCAACGTCACGCTGAGCAGCACACCCTCGCTCGTCAATCGTCAGCGGCGCAACCTCGACGCCATTCGCGTGCGCGGATTCGAAGCCACCGCCGAGTGGAACGCGCTGCCTTCGCTCACACTGAGGGCCGATCTGCTGCTCAGCGACACGCGTGTGGAAAAGGCCTCGGAGCAGCCCTCGCTCGTGGGCATGCAGCTCGCCCAGGATCCTCGTCGCACATTGACCCTGGGCGCGTCCTGGCGTCCGGCGGACGCATGGTCGTTCGACGTTCGCGTGCGTTCCGTCGGAGAACAGTTCGAGGATGACGAGAACACGCTTCGGCTCAGATCCTTCACCGTGGTCGATTTCCAGACCGCCTGGCGCATCAACAACGATCTCTCGCTGACGATGGCCATTGAGAACCTGTTCGATCGCGACATCGCAACCGGACTGAGTTCGGATGGGCTGATCACGCTCGACAGCCCGCGTCGCGGGCGCGTCGGACTGCGCTGGACCTGGTGA
- a CDS encoding type II toxin-antitoxin system RelE/ParE family toxin, which produces MDFRVTSRAEADLASAFDWYRERGVDLALDFVRCVDATIATVQRSPQIFRKRHGDVRMAMTPRFPFGVYFVWDEKSGSVSVCRILRFSQNAPAHM; this is translated from the coding sequence ATGGATTTTCGCGTCACCTCGCGCGCCGAGGCTGATCTGGCTTCGGCGTTTGACTGGTATCGGGAAAGAGGCGTCGATCTTGCGCTGGATTTCGTTCGCTGCGTTGATGCCACCATTGCGACGGTTCAACGGTCTCCACAGATTTTCAGAAAGCGACATGGTGACGTACGCATGGCCATGACGCCGCGCTTCCCGTTCGGAGTTTACTTCGTTTGGGATGAGAAATCGGGAAGTGTTTCTGTGTGCCGTATTCTGCGCTTCTCCCAAAATGCGCCGGCTCACATGTAA
- a CDS encoding exopolysaccharide biosynthesis polyprenyl glycosylphosphotransferase, whose translation MTRAIDSQRLRRVWLPLALLIGDTLVAFAGFCAAYALRYASPVGRLGIPVPEATFGAYLPLLLIGTLFLTAAYVQLDLYTERLLLRRLQSLNLILKGTVLWLAAFLGLSLVLKFEPPVSRWFVILATAAVLVLMYVWRTILYYAFTRTRLVERLRRRAAVLGWNDDAAALVRDLQATAVHPFAFIGCIRVEGDSPCPERCLGSIDELPGLLRRERVDVLIASRTDLPREQLRFVVETCESAYIDWKVVPSSFQILISGLRLQTVGRIPILGIEDLAINRLLNRLMKRFIDVAGSVAGLILSTPVIAVLAVLVKRESPGGPVFFRQERVGARHTPFILYKLRSMAPDAATTDHVQVSTRAEDPRLLRIGRWMRRWNLDELPQFWNVLRGDMSLIGPRPERTHHVEQLSNVVPHYLPRHLVRPGMTGWAQANGLRGETSIAGRIQHDIYYIENWSLWLDLQILILTLFRWKNPSA comes from the coding sequence ATGACGCGAGCCATCGATTCCCAGCGCCTCCGCCGTGTGTGGCTGCCGCTTGCCCTGCTGATCGGCGACACGCTCGTGGCCTTCGCCGGATTCTGCGCCGCCTACGCGCTGCGCTACGCCTCGCCGGTCGGCAGACTCGGCATTCCGGTGCCTGAGGCGACATTTGGCGCGTACCTGCCGCTGCTCCTCATCGGAACGCTTTTCCTGACCGCCGCCTACGTCCAGTTGGATCTGTACACCGAGCGACTCCTTCTCCGCCGGCTGCAATCGCTCAATCTGATCCTCAAGGGAACAGTGCTGTGGCTCGCCGCTTTTCTCGGACTTTCGCTCGTCCTCAAGTTTGAACCACCCGTATCGCGCTGGTTCGTGATCCTCGCGACCGCCGCCGTGCTGGTGCTGATGTACGTCTGGCGCACGATCCTGTACTACGCCTTCACGCGCACGCGCCTGGTCGAGCGACTTCGCCGGCGCGCCGCCGTACTCGGATGGAATGACGACGCCGCGGCATTGGTGCGCGATCTCCAGGCGACTGCCGTGCACCCGTTCGCCTTCATCGGCTGCATCCGCGTGGAGGGCGACAGCCCCTGCCCGGAGCGCTGTCTCGGCTCGATCGACGAACTGCCCGGGCTGCTCCGCAGGGAGCGAGTCGACGTTCTCATCGCTTCGCGCACGGATCTGCCGCGCGAGCAACTGCGCTTTGTCGTCGAGACCTGCGAATCCGCCTACATCGACTGGAAGGTGGTGCCGTCGTCGTTCCAGATACTGATCAGCGGGCTGCGACTCCAGACGGTCGGACGCATACCGATTCTCGGCATAGAGGACCTTGCGATCAACCGCCTCCTCAACCGGCTGATGAAGCGCTTCATCGATGTGGCGGGTTCCGTCGCCGGCCTGATCCTTTCCACCCCGGTCATCGCGGTGCTCGCCGTGCTGGTGAAACGCGAGTCGCCAGGCGGGCCGGTATTCTTCCGCCAGGAGCGCGTCGGAGCGCGGCACACGCCCTTCATCCTCTACAAACTGCGCAGCATGGCGCCCGATGCAGCGACAACGGACCACGTTCAAGTGAGCACGCGCGCGGAGGACCCCCGCCTGCTCCGCATCGGCCGGTGGATGCGCCGCTGGAATCTCGACGAACTCCCGCAATTCTGGAACGTGCTCCGCGGCGACATGAGCCTGATCGGCCCGCGACCCGAACGCACCCACCATGTCGAGCAGTTGTCGAACGTCGTCCCACACTACCTGCCCCGCCACCTTGTGCGCCCTGGCATGACAGGCTGGGCGCAGGCAAACGGGCTGCGCGGCGAAACCTCCATCGCCGGCCGCATCCAGCACGACATCTACTACATCGAAAACTGGTCGCTCTGGCTCGATCTCCAGATCCTCATCCTGACACTATTTCGCTGGAAAAACCCATCCGCCTGA
- a CDS encoding DMT family transporter, giving the protein MPNAPHSRAVVQLFLAALCWSLGGLLIKYLPWSPLAVVSGRGLIAALFLIALNRGVRFHWSRWQVLAAMAYAGTSLTFVMATKATTAANAILLQYTAPVWIALLGSWLLGERATRSDWITIVVVLAGMGVFVYEGVRFSSLSGNLIAVFSGFLFAVMILLMRKQKDGSPVESVILGNLLAFLIGFPALIKAPALSANGWLALVLLGTVQLGLSYWFYSQAIKHVTALEAVLIPIIEPLLNPLWVLFMTGEKPSTIALFGGAIVLGSVTARAIVSLRGTRFKRPIAAEVARSG; this is encoded by the coding sequence ATGCCCAACGCCCCCCACTCTCGCGCTGTCGTCCAGCTCTTCCTGGCGGCGCTCTGCTGGAGTCTCGGCGGATTGCTGATAAAATACCTTCCCTGGTCTCCCCTGGCCGTGGTCAGCGGACGCGGACTCATCGCAGCGCTTTTCCTCATCGCCCTCAATCGCGGTGTGAGATTCCACTGGTCGCGCTGGCAGGTGCTCGCGGCCATGGCTTATGCAGGCACGTCACTGACATTCGTGATGGCGACAAAGGCCACCACCGCCGCCAACGCCATCCTGCTCCAGTACACCGCACCGGTTTGGATCGCTCTGCTGGGCTCCTGGCTGCTCGGGGAAAGAGCCACGCGCAGCGACTGGATCACCATCGTCGTCGTCCTCGCAGGCATGGGCGTGTTTGTCTATGAAGGCGTCAGGTTCAGCAGCCTCTCGGGCAATCTCATCGCCGTCTTCAGTGGATTCCTTTTTGCCGTGATGATCCTGCTGATGCGAAAACAGAAGGACGGTTCGCCCGTCGAATCCGTCATCCTGGGAAATCTGCTCGCCTTCCTCATCGGTTTTCCCGCGCTGATCAAGGCACCGGCGCTGTCAGCCAACGGCTGGCTCGCGCTTGTGCTTCTCGGCACCGTCCAACTCGGCCTTTCCTACTGGTTCTATTCGCAGGCCATCAAACACGTCACCGCACTCGAGGCCGTTCTCATCCCCATCATCGAGCCGCTGCTCAATCCGCTCTGGGTTCTGTTCATGACGGGTGAGAAACCGAGCACAATTGCGCTTTTCGGCGGCGCAATCGTGCTGGGCTCCGTCACCGCGCGAGCGATCGTTTCCCTGCGCGGGACCCGCTTCAAACGGCCCATCGCCGCAGAGGTCGCCCGAAGCGGCTGA
- a CDS encoding O-antigen ligase family protein, producing MLPSFADISARLNRLAAACLCIGLIATTVLSLIPPSTSQMQVWPWSLLTVLTWTTWILAGSAALAANGRLAASMTGVGLLMLGIIGVLSAHTAFLPGISKPAALPILAGCLVPFAFESPLRGNHRRRWLTLLGLSGAVVMLVSFHLWLTTRVGPAFASGQNILNALAARNDQPFGHSNYVAAFSLLAMGAMVACLIGSTHRWVRLGWCVGTLVAAVVLFSTGSRAGLVALAFGLASFAFLSVKAGVRPSRRQVLIIGIGVCAVVAAGIAANPRLRELVLSGHWGASSQESNQQRLGMSQAAVALGLERPWLGWGPGSVPQVFPSVRSTVAGNVDNVIQVHSSLLQTLATLGVPGMIAVVLVAAGLLSRLLRLAIGPARFPSNDSPHPPLEGHALSCPGVAHDPHNAGPFASIPSRPHIQSTDQSQTGHDEACPSSGYDSPRVGLQRALENASLASGLIAFLAYSFFDHSLDIPAMAMFAGAAVGATGFSGETSPPRTGLGRAAAFVALASALLLTAGTYRDQVARKAFSNALTCVVHQDPSGFRNALLRADKAVPDSTYASHVLASWLATGQPFTNQPPLADKGAAAIPPLEASLVRNPFLEYAHYNLGWLQLENNPAKAERHFLAAALLAPHRIGVHLGIGLARIAQGNATGAAAAFAAEQANDPRQAFQPLFREPSLAGISSQATRLAENFLSAQAKAGHLDAGRVDDILAIWHDESLRSVAMGKPFRRVRPGYGVLMGFPGGRPPADVNVMSTPALTSAIEARLPKPGWINGELLLKLALDDASLKKP from the coding sequence TTGTTGCCATCATTTGCCGACATCTCCGCCCGATTGAACCGTCTTGCCGCGGCTTGCCTCTGCATCGGACTGATCGCGACAACTGTCCTCTCGCTGATTCCACCCTCCACCAGCCAGATGCAGGTGTGGCCATGGTCCTTGCTCACGGTGCTCACCTGGACGACATGGATTCTTGCGGGAAGCGCCGCTCTCGCAGCCAACGGCAGACTCGCCGCTTCAATGACCGGAGTGGGGCTGCTGATGCTTGGAATCATCGGCGTGCTTTCCGCACACACCGCCTTCCTTCCCGGCATTTCAAAGCCTGCCGCGCTTCCGATCCTCGCAGGATGCCTGGTACCGTTTGCCTTTGAATCGCCATTGCGCGGAAACCATCGCCGGCGCTGGCTCACGCTTCTGGGATTGTCGGGTGCCGTCGTGATGCTTGTCTCCTTCCACCTGTGGCTCACCACCCGGGTCGGCCCGGCCTTTGCCAGCGGACAAAACATCCTCAATGCGCTGGCCGCGCGAAATGACCAACCTTTCGGACACAGCAACTACGTGGCCGCATTTTCACTGCTTGCCATGGGTGCAATGGTCGCGTGCCTGATCGGCTCGACGCACCGATGGGTGCGCCTCGGCTGGTGCGTGGGAACGCTTGTCGCAGCCGTCGTTCTGTTTTCCACAGGGAGCCGAGCTGGACTCGTTGCCCTCGCGTTCGGTCTCGCATCGTTCGCATTCCTCTCCGTCAAGGCGGGCGTTCGTCCATCGCGGAGGCAGGTCCTCATCATCGGCATCGGCGTGTGTGCCGTCGTCGCGGCAGGCATCGCCGCAAACCCCCGCTTGCGGGAGCTGGTTCTGAGCGGACACTGGGGCGCATCTTCGCAGGAAAGCAATCAGCAGCGACTCGGCATGTCGCAGGCCGCTGTCGCCCTCGGACTCGAACGCCCCTGGCTGGGCTGGGGTCCCGGATCCGTTCCGCAGGTTTTCCCGTCAGTGCGCTCCACGGTCGCCGGCAACGTCGACAATGTCATCCAGGTTCACAGTTCCTTGCTGCAAACGCTGGCAACGCTGGGTGTTCCCGGAATGATTGCCGTCGTGCTCGTCGCCGCCGGACTGCTGAGCCGCTTGCTGCGACTCGCCATAGGCCCAGCGCGATTCCCCTCCAATGATTCTCCACACCCTCCGCTGGAGGGGCATGCTTTGTCATGCCCAGGGGTCGCCCACGATCCCCACAACGCCGGACCTTTCGCCTCCATCCCATCGCGACCCCACATCCAATCCACAGATCAATCCCAAACCGGGCACGACGAAGCGTGCCCCTCCAGCGGTTATGACTCCCCACGCGTCGGACTCCAACGCGCACTCGAAAACGCATCGCTCGCAAGCGGACTGATCGCCTTTCTCGCCTATTCGTTTTTCGATCATTCGCTGGATATTCCCGCAATGGCCATGTTCGCGGGCGCGGCTGTCGGGGCGACCGGATTCTCCGGGGAAACATCGCCCCCGCGCACCGGTCTCGGACGAGCCGCGGCATTCGTCGCGCTAGCCTCGGCGCTGCTCCTGACCGCCGGCACCTACCGGGATCAAGTGGCACGCAAGGCCTTTTCGAATGCGCTCACGTGCGTCGTCCATCAGGACCCGTCCGGCTTCCGCAACGCCCTGCTCCGCGCCGACAAGGCAGTCCCCGATTCGACCTACGCCTCCCATGTTCTGGCCTCCTGGCTCGCAACGGGACAGCCGTTCACGAATCAACCGCCGCTCGCCGACAAGGGCGCCGCGGCGATTCCACCCTTGGAAGCCTCGCTTGTGAGGAATCCATTTCTTGAATACGCCCACTACAATCTCGGGTGGCTCCAACTCGAAAACAATCCGGCAAAGGCGGAACGACACTTTCTCGCGGCAGCCCTTCTGGCGCCACATCGCATCGGCGTTCATCTCGGCATCGGCCTCGCCCGCATCGCCCAAGGCAATGCCACTGGCGCGGCCGCCGCATTCGCCGCGGAACAGGCCAACGATCCGCGTCAGGCATTCCAACCGCTTTTCCGAGAGCCGTCACTCGCAGGAATCTCCAGTCAGGCGACTCGCCTCGCGGAAAACTTCCTCAGCGCACAAGCGAAAGCCGGACACCTGGACGCGGGCCGGGTTGATGACATCCTCGCGATCTGGCACGACGAGAGTCTTCGCAGCGTTGCCATGGGCAAACCGTTCCGTCGCGTTCGTCCCGGGTACGGCGTGTTGATGGGATTTCCCGGAGGCCGGCCGCCGGCCGATGTCAACGTCATGAGCACGCCCGCACTGACATCCGCGATCGAGGCGAGGCTGCCAAAGCCCGGCTGGATAAACGGCGAACTCCTCCTCAAGCTCGCGCTCGATGATGCCTCATTGAAGAAGCCATGA